The following are encoded in a window of Psilocybe cubensis strain MGC-MH-2018 chromosome 4, whole genome shotgun sequence genomic DNA:
- a CDS encoding Folylpolyglutamate synthase has translation MATKTYRDAVDQLNTLQSNAATLEAVRASGGRSSAFAIPEMLEYLGRIGYSPQQLNALNVIHITGTKGKGSTSAFTDSILRCAKPGWKIGLYTSPHLVAVRERIRINGAPLSEAEFTQYFFEVWDRLVANNTRQVPTTPEMPGYFRFMTLMAFHVFMEHKVDATVLEVGVGGTYDSTNIVPTPVVTGITALGIDHVNVLGRTLTEIAWQKGGIFKKGVPAFTVKQPEEGRIMLESRAKELKAKSMTIVSATPELSALKLGLAGIHQVENASLAVALAKSFLEAQTGDCFDDQSLPESFKAGLVQTKWPGRCQTVPDPKRSQVTWYLDGAHTVESLQCCMQWFVNPGVGLAPDPETTPKSPRFLIFNCTSGRSGESFLSSMKETSETQLASFRRDSEDIATFFDHVIFCANVTYADGHFKGDLTSKAISDSELAELKTQQALASAWSKLIPSFPSGHIHVLPSIENAVKVVEEAQTKFGMPVKILVTGSLHLVGGVVEVAGLSEVAL, from the exons ATGGCAACAAAAACATACCGAGATGCCGTAGACCAGTTAAATACTCTTCAATCTAATGCTGCCACCCTCGAAGCTGTTCGTGCATCTGGCGGTCGTTCAAGTGCATTTGCTATCCCAGAAATgcttgaatatcttggaagGATAGGATACTCC CCTCAACAACTCAACGCCTTGAACGTCATTCATATCACAGGGACGAAGGGAAAGGGGTCAACTAGCGCATTTACAGACTCCATTCTCAGATGCGCTAAGCCGGGGTGGAAAATAG GTTTATACACTTCACCCCATCTGGTAGCTGTTCGAGAAAGAATACGAATCAACGGCGCTCCTTTGTCTGAAGCCGAATTCACTCAATACTTCTTTGAAGTCTGGGATCGACTTGTAGCCAACAATACT AGACAAGTTCCAACTACGCCTGAAATGCCTGGATATTTTAGGTTCATGACTCTCATGGCATTCCATGTTTTTATGGAACACAAAGTTGATGCCACTGTTTTGGAGGTTGGCGTTGGAGGCACCTATGATAGTACTAACATCGTCCCCACTCCTGTGGTCACTGGCATTACTGCTCTGGGAATAGATCACGTAAATGTACTTGGAAGGACTCTGACCGAAATTGCATGGCAGAAGGGCGGAATTTTCAAG AAAGGTGTCCCGGCATTTACTGTTAAACAACCCGAAGAGGGGAGAATAATGCTTGAATCTCGCGCAAAGGAGCTAAAG GCCAAAAGTATGACTATTGTATCCGCAACCCCGGAACTATCTGCTTTGAAGTTAG GACTTGCTGGAATCCATCAAGTTGAAAATGCTAGTCTGGCGGTCGCTCTTGCAAAAAGTTTCCTGGAAGCACAAACAGGAGACTGTTTTGATGACCAAAGCCTTCCGGAATCCTTCAAGGCAGGTTTGGTTCAAACCAAATGGCCTGGACGTTGCCAAACTGTGCCAGATCCAAAACGTTCCCAAGTGACCTGGTACCTCGATGGCGCTCATACCGTCGAAAGCTTACAATGTTGCATGCAGTGGTTTGTTAATCCCGGTGTAGGCTTAGCTCCGGACCCTGAAACTACACC CAAATCCCCGAGATTCCTCATTTTCAATTGCACAAGTGGCCGGTCGGGCGAATCGTTCCTTAGTTCAATGAAAGAAACGAGTGAAACACAATTGGCATCATTTCGGAGAGACTCCGAAGACATTGCCACCTTTTTTGATCATGTCATTTTTTGTGCGAACGTCACATATGCTGATGGCCATTTTAAAGGAG ACCTTACGTCGAAAGCGATATCCGACTCTGAACTTGCCGAATTGAAAACTCAACAGGCATTGGCATCAGCATGGTCAAAACTTAttccttctttcccttcAGGTCACATACATGTCTTACCTTCAATCGAGAATGCCGTCAAAGTAGTCGAGGAGGCTCAAACCAAATTTGGGATGCCCGTAAAAATTTTGGTGACAGGAAGTTTACATTTAGTGGGAGGAGTAGTAGAGGTTGCTGGCCTCTCCGAAGTAGCGCTATGA
- a CDS encoding Phenylalanine--tRNA ligase alpha subunit: MSEALQKLILDTLESQSSIKDTRSLTIPGQSTPATSSEDQIVILGALNSLLSREMIKYETNEVLTHVPTPEGALILKDGSHEARVWNVLPVKGSGAPMTPAQLKKEIGEETAKVGQGRAFKNGWIGKEGDGLVKIVSEIKDTTQLDLQEIASTGTLKAGEKILADLRKRKLVSQKKGQWFSVEKGPQFSTSTAKPETDLTVDMLTSGSWKISTYKKYNFEAEGIPTSGGALHPLLKVREEIRNIFLEMGFAEMPTSSFVESGFWCFDALFVPQQHPARDLQDTFYISDPKESLPPNQEYYKRVSATHEFGGYGSAGYRAPWSHDESSKLLLRTHTTASSAHMLYKLAAKCRGEETEDDSAEFAHGVGSTEGGTGSSKTDDGFRPAKLFSIDRVFRNETMDATHLAEFHQVEGVVADRNLTLADLIGFMRVFFRKMGIEKVRFKPAYNPYTEPSLEIFAFHPMLDRWVEVGNSGMFRPEMLEPMGFPKDVRVHGWGLSLERPTMIRYGINNIRTLVGHKVSIDGIENSPAVMF; this comes from the exons ATGTCGGAAGCGCTACAGAAACTCATATTGGATACTCTGGAATCGCAGTCGTCTATCAAGGACACGCGATCTCTCACTATACCTGGTCAATCGACCCCGGCGACGTCAAGTGAGGATCAAATTGTTATCCTAGGAGCTCTCAATTCACTTCTGAGTCGTGAA ATGATTAAATATGAAACAAACGAAGTCTTGACTCATGTCCCTACGCCTGAAGGAGCCTTGATTTTGAAGGACGGCTCACACGAAGCAAGGGTTTGGAACGTTCTTCCAGTCAAAGGATCTGGAGCACCCATGACACCAGCTCAGCTTAAAAAAGAGATAGGCGAAGAAACTGCAAAAGTGGGACAGGGCCGAGCCTTCAAAAACGGTTGGATTGGAAAAGAGGGAGACGGATTGGTGAAAATA GTGTCTGAGATCAAAGATACGACCCAACTTGACCTGCAAGAAATTGCGTCCACAGGAACGCTGAAAGCGGGTGAAAAGATCCTGGCTGACTTGCGTAAACGTAAACTCGTCTCCCAAAA AAAGGGGCAGTGGTTCTCCGTTGAAAAGGGACCTCAATTCAGCACATCTACTGCAAAACCCGAGACAGACTTAACTGTTGACATGCTAACATC TGGATCTTGGAAAATATCTACCTACAAAAAATACAATTTTGAGGCTGAAGGTATCCCTACATCGGGAGGAGCTTTGCACCCTCTCCTCAAAGTTCGAGAAGAAATAAGAAATATTTTCCTGGAGATGGG TTTTGCGGAAATGCCGACTTCATCATTCGTTGAATCCGGTTTCTGGTGCTTTGATGCTTTGTTCGTACCCCAACAACATCCTGCGAGAGATCTGCAGGACACATTCTACATTTCTG ATCCTAAGGAATCGCTTCCTCCCAATCAAGAATATTACAAACGTGTTTCTGCTACTCATGAATTTGGAGGATATGGATCGGCAGGGTACAGGGCCCCTTGGTCACACGATGAGTCCAGCAAGCTGCTTCTACGAACGCACACTACTGCCTCATCGGCTCACATGCTCTACAAACTTGCCGCTAAATGCAGAGGAGAGGAAACGGAAGACGACAGTGCAGAATTCGCTCATGGCGTTGGCTCAACAGAAGGAGGTACCGGTTCTAGCAAGACCGACGATGGCTTCCGACCTGCCAAGTTATTCAGTATAGACAGGGTCTTCAGAAACGAAACCATGGATGCTACGCACTTGGCTGAATTCCATCAAGTCGAGGGTGTTGTCGCTGATCGCAATTTGACACTAGCTGACTTGATTG GTTTCATGCGGGTCTTCTTCCGCAAAATGGGTATAGAAAAAGTGCGCTTCAAGCCTGCATACAATCCATATACAGAG CCTTCCCTCGAAATATTTGCTTTTCATCCCATGCTAGATAGATGGGTAGAAGTAGGCAACAGTGGCATGTTCCGTCCTGAAATGCTGGAGCCTATGGGCTTCCCTAAAGACGTAAGGGTGCATGGGTGGGGTCTCAGTCTCGAACGGCCGACTATGATTCG TTATGGCATCAACAACATACGAACACTTGTTGGACACAAAGTATCAATAGACGGTATCGAAAACTCTCCTGCTGTGATGTTCTAG
- a CDS encoding Importin-11 — translation MQSVPRPIALGVNVQSVSPTELYEVIVGASSQDVSQIQSSSQRLKQLLDMFGAFDALQEIAARKTTPLVIRQQAMIQLKNTVTQHWRSRKLLSDEHRLRIRQRCLLFLDEEDDTIAKCNQIIVAKLARSDFPGQWPNLLDDLVNVIDGNLQKRYISLLEDPCDTLRLRRSLSLLNKILKEFASIKLPNGIKAMGLIVGQLRLLLYGYYSKMSATFAAQHISPQNISSQSLHDNILLSHLVYKCLIKMAVWLWNKLGKLSGEELEHNLAWVEELFKNSAMQVKALSALRKGIVMSLMNNELPRNEQTRLTVSVMTRHLRTFGKFFRRLQQLSSERFISLSLSGDIVMYYWSQIVDSTEYPQNMIADSDEALYPVRFLVQGLVLFKDNLSKWTPTSRSGVPNKNNLSQQFVESAVRLLVTRFMPLNTADLEGWMADPEEWVNLEDKDNDQWEYEIRACSERVLMQLCNQFSDIVVPLLAASFVQIAPQPSRDLDSVVQKEALYCAIGRCAIRLKNAIQLETWLQTTFIAEVHETDSNYPIIKRRIAWLIGKWVADSCISPNNPKIWEILVHLLQDRGPGTDAVVRLTAASSLRECVDSLSFDANGFAPFLATAIPQLIQIMAEAETLESKRKVDESLNTVIQQSGTLVLPFISVITEPIPQLWVSAEGDFLFKASLLDTVTKLVEAVKEHSSSLGPLVVPLLRESLSPGSIAQLDGDALNLWIGALRNTVTVASSDGSPCLRDVFPEAINLLATNLDLLGSITLIIESYFLLDAVHILKSSAVEIFRAYLSAFNNKIIELNAKDLLQSLSLLIQLAPSELWGEPLHVSGLFPHLLKTLIAGEGDTLFLTEHIYLFSRIIMSDRGMFLQLISASSAVLGQAESVIIDLLMDQWWGKFDNMSEPRHRKLTAMGIAVLVSTARVEVLARISGEIFNLWLDVFGELKEAEDQAALRQESDSEPPSPTNLHRFWELDKPPSSYFRETEGTPEYSRRQAVYDRDPIRVTQLVPFVGSQIREAEANCGPANFKSYLDHADPTVLKQIQDALARGQ, via the exons ATGCAATCGGTACCTAGACCAATAGCATTGGGGGTGAATGTACAAAGTGTATCACCTACAGAACTCTATGAAGTCATCGTTGGCGCTTCTTCTCAAGATGTGTCCCAAATCCAATCGTCAAGTCAGCGTCTCAAACAACTGCTCGACATGTTCGGTGCATTCGATGCCCTTCAGGAAATCGCAGCCCGTAAAACAACCCCCTTGGTTATCAGACAGCAGGCTATGATTCAGCTTAAGAACACGGTTACTCAACACTGGAGGTCAAGAAA GTTACTTTCCGACGAACACCGACTACGCATACGTCAAAGGTGTTTGTTGTtccttgatgaagaggatgatacT ATCGCAAAGTGCAATCAAATCATCGTTGCAAAACTTGCCCGCAGCGATTTTCCTGGTCAATG GCCAAATCTTTTAGACGACCTTGTAAATGTTATCGATGGTAACCTTCAAAAACGGTATATCTCCTTATTGGAAGATCCTTGCGATACTCTTAGACTGCGACGAAGTTTGTCTCTCCTgaacaaaattttgaaagagTTCGCCAGTATCAAGCTACCAAATGGAATTAAAGCAATGGGCCTG ATTGTTGGACAACTCCGTCTTCTACTCTATGGATACTACTCCAAAATGTCAGCGACCTTCGCTGCACAACATATATCTCCTCAAAACATCTCATCGCAAAGCCTTCACGACAATATTTTGTTATCTCATCTGGTGTACAAATGCCTAATTAAGATGGCAGTTTGGCTATGGAACAAACTTGGGAAATTATCAGGAGAGGAACTCGAACATAATTTGGCATGG GTTGAAGAACTCTTCAAAAACTCTGCCATGCAAGTAAAGGCCCTCTCAGCATTACGAAAGGGAATAGTGATGTCACTCATGAACAATGAACTTCCACGAAACGAACAAACCCGCCTCACGGTCTCCGTTATGACTAGACATCTGAGAACCTTTGGCAAATTTTTCCGCCGTTTACAGCAACTCTCGTCGGAACGATTCATCTCACTTTCACTGTCGGGTGATATAGTTATGTACTACTGGTCGCAAATCGTTGATTCAACTGAGTATCCTCAAAATATGATTGCTG ATTCCGATGAAGCGCTTTATCCCGTCAGATTCTTAGTTCAAGGTCTGGTTTTATTCAAAGACAACCTTTCCAAGTGGACCCCTACTTCACGAAGTGGTGTTCCCAATAAGAACA ATTTATCCCAACAATTTGTCGAGAGTGCTGTTCGTTTGCTTGTCACACGTTTTATGCCTCTCAATACGGCAGATTTAGAGGGCTGGATGGCTGATCCCGAAGAATGGGTCAACCTGGAAGACAAAGATAATGACCAGTGGGAATATGAAATAAGA GCATGCTCAGAAAGAGTTTTGATGCAACTATGTAACCAATTTTCGGACATTGTCGTCCCTTTATTGGCCGCAAGCTTCGTACAAATTGCTC CCCAGCCCTCCCGAGATTTGGACTCAGTGGTTCAGAAAGAAGCACTGTATTGTGCGATTGGGCGATGTGCGATTCGTCTCAAGAATGCAATACAACTTGAGACATGGTTGCAGACGACTTTCATTGCAGAGGTTCACGAAACTGACTCAAA CTATCCGATCATAAAACGACGCATCGCATGGCTAATCGGAAAATGGGTAGCAGACTCTTGCATATCTCCAAATAACCCAAAGATATGGGAAATTCTGGTTCACCTTCTCCAGGATCGTGGTCCTGGAACTGACGCTGTTGTGAGGTTAACAGCTGCATCATCATTGCGGGAATGTGTAGAT TCATTGAGCTTCGACGCAAACGGATTTGCACCATTCTTGGCAACAGCGATTCCCCAATTAATCCAAATCATGGCTGAGGCAGAAACACTTGAAAGTAAGAGAAAGGTTGATGAGAGCTTGAACACAGTGATCCAACAATCCGGTACTCTG GTGTTACCTTTCATTTCTGTTATCACTGAACCCATACCTCAACTCT GGGTTTCTGCGGAGGGTGACTTTTTGTTCAAAGCGTCGCTCCTTGATACAGTCACAAAATTAGTGGAG GCTGTCAAAGAACATTCCAGTTCTTTGGGGCCTTTAGTGGTCCCCCTCCTTCGCGAGAGTTTGTCACCTGGA TCAATTGCTCAACTAGATGGCGATGCATTAAACCTTTGGATTGGCGCTTTGCGCAATACCGTGACCGTTGCAAGTTCTGACGGGAGCCCTTGTTTGCGTGACGTCTTCCCTGAAGCGATTAATCTGCTTGCCACCAACCTAGACCTTCTAGGAAGTATTACACTGATTATTGAGTCATACTTTCTGCTAGATGCGGTCCATATCTTGAAG AGTAGTGCCGTTGAAATCTTCAGAGCCTATCTTTCTGCGTTTAACAATAAAATAATTGAACTGAATGCTAAGGATTTGTTGCAGTCACTCTCCCTTCTTATACAGCTTGCCCCTTCAGAACTCTGGGGCGAACCCTTACATGTATCGGGCTTATTCCCTCATTTGTTGAAGACATTGATTGCGGGAGAG GGAGACACACTTTTCCTCACAGAACATATATACTTATTCTCGCGCATAATCATGTCTGATCGCGGCATGTTTCTTCAACTCATCTCTGCCAGCTCGGCTGTGTTAGGTCAAGCCGAAAGTGTCATTATTGATCTTCTAATGGATCAGTGGTGGGGGAAG TTTGACAACATGAGCGAACCACGACATCGTAAATTGACCGCTATGGGAATCGCTGTGTTAGTCTCCACTGCCCGCGTAGAAGTACTTGCGCGGATTTCTGGAGAAATATTCAACCTGTGGCTTGATGTATTTGGAGAGCTCAAAGAAGCTGAAGATCAAGCTGCCCTCCGCCAAGAATCTGA CAGTGAACCACCATCGCCAACAAATCTTCATCGCTTCTGGGAATTGGATAAACCTCCATCTTCGTATTTTCGTGAGACTGAAGGTACCCCGGAGTATAGTCGTCGTCAAGCG GTTTATGATAGAGACCCGATTCGCGTAACTCAATTGGTTCCGTTTGTGGGTTCTCAAATCAGGGAAGCAGAAGCTAATTGCGGACCTGCCAACTTCAAGTCCTATCTGGACCATGCTGATCCAACTGTACTAAAGCAAATCCAAGATGCCCTGGCGCGTGGTCAATAA
- a CDS encoding Peroxisomal biogenesis factor 2, with product MSSLPTVLEEAWNHAQPRISQIRTSLTSADSGRPRIIRVGQLDAELLDQELAQLLQEPINKTLSLINLTLYKLSVWNTGATYGARLQDLRYVVQNISSSRLAHAPSSDYRRKVWDALCSVESIYGLLGLANFVAFLWGGKYRTLADRILRMNLVPSRRLVKRDVSYEFMNRQMVWHAFTEFLLFLLPLINARTIRRRVYRLTSLLTPLYSISPFRSILQLKPVSNENSNSPLKRGKLWSIPQDQCAICFENARFNLNISEPTNMFTSLAASTDVPSGGQSNSEPPTYPIYNPYQTSCGHIYCYHCVAERMIRTADEADDELGWECLRCGEEVKEVHRYAVDVIESEVSESDYEFSSDLDMGTDLSGSMGSYSESGFSE from the exons ATGTCGTCTTTGCCCACCGTGCTTGAGGAAGCATGGAACCATGCACAACCAAGGATATCTCAGATTAGGACTTCGTTGACCTCAGCGGACTCAGGTCGCCCACGGATCATTCGCGTCGGACAACTTGACGCTGAGCTCCTGGATCAAGAGCTAGCACAGCTGCTTCAGGAGCCCATCAACAAGACATTATCTCTCATTAAC TTGACGCTTTATAAACTGTCTGTATGGAATACCGGGGCGACATATGGCGCCAGACTCCAAGATCTTCGATATGTGGTCCAAAATATCTCCTCAAGTCGTTTAGCTC ATGCACCATCTTCCGACTATCGCCGCAAGGTGTGGGACGCACTTTGTTCTGTTGAGTCTATATACGGTTTACTAGGACTCGCCAACTTTGTCGCCTTTCTCTGGGGTGGAAA ATATCGCACATTGGCGGATAGGATTTTACGAATGAACCTTGTACCATCCAGAAGACTAGTGAAACGCGATGTCAGCTATGAGTTTATGAATAGACAGATGGTCTGGCACGCATTTACT GaattccttcttttcttgctACCTCTAATCAACGCGAGAACCATCCGTCGACGTGTCTATCGCCTGACATCCCTCTTAACACCTCTTTATTCGATATCGCCTTTCCGAAGCATACTCCAGCTAAAACCAGTCTCCAACGAAAATTCAAACTCTCCTTTGAAACGTGGCAAACTATGGTCAATTCCTCAGGATCAATGTGCTATCTGCTTTGAAAACGCTAGATTCAATTTGAACATTTCGGAGCCCACGAATATGTTTACTTCATTAGCCGCGTCCACTGATGTCCCGTCAGGCGGGCAATCCAACTCAGAACCGCCTACCTATcccatatacaatccttatcAGACTTCATGTGGGCATATTTATTGCTATCATTGTGTAGCAGAACGAATGATACGCACTGCCGATGAAGCGGATGACGAGCTTGGCTGGGAGTGTTTAAGGTGTGGAGAAGAGGTGAAAGAAGTTCATCGATACGCGGTCGACGTTATCGAAAGCGAAGTCAGCGAAAGTGATTATGAATTCAGTAGTGATCTAGATATGGGTACAGATTTATCGGGCTCCATGGGAAGCTATAGCGAATCTGGATTTTCggaataa
- a CDS encoding DNA repair protein REV1, whose protein sequence is MEAYFPVVTKVRPKSKGSSDGSIRPNLSPGWSEDPLSINSKRKDQSEIISPQSKDPITLSSVDVTKGLLTTLSDVSNPITHSNIYERTVHIVSCSTGHQVSEGRRHHVGYTASRTKKLQAQRDNEKAGTEVGVLKNTRIYIGGYLENSTDIEMKRLIVQAGGEVVHSASNCTHIVTSRGLSGSKTDRILTRKGKNNVYVVKPEWVLDSIAIGKRRSERTYAVVKASNVLEAFMKA, encoded by the exons ATGGAGGCATACTTTCCAGTTGTTACCAAAGTCAGACCCAAGAGCAAAGGCTCCTCCGACGGATCCATCCGTCCTAACCTTTCACCTGGATGGAGTGAAGATCCGCTCTCCATTAATTCCAAACGCAAAGATCAATCGGAAATAATCTCACCACA ATCTAAAGACCCTATAACTCTTTCCTCTGTAGATGTCACAAAGGGGTTGTTGACTACCCTGTCCGATGTCTCAAATCCGATCACTCATTCCAACATTTATGAAAGGACTG TGCATATTGTATCGTGTTCTACTGGACATCAAGTATCGGAGGGTCGAAGACACCATGTGGGATACACGGCCAGTCGAACAAAGAAACTTCAAGCACAACGGGATAATGAAAAGGCGGGCACTGAGGTTGGCGTTCTCAAGAATACCAGAATCTACATTGGAGGGTACCTTGAGAATTCAACAGACATCGAAATGAAACGACTCATCGTTCAAGCCGGCGGTGAGGTTGT CCACTCTGCCTCAAATTGCACCCATATCGTTACTTCCCGGGGCTTAAGTGGATCGAAGACTGACCGAATTTTGACAAGGAAGGGAAAAAATAATGTGTATGTTGTCAAGCCTGAGTGGGTTCTTGATAGCATCGCAATTGGGAAGCGACGGTCCGAGCGGACCTATGCGGTAGTGAAAGCCTCCAATGTGTTGGAGGCTTTCATGAAGGCTTAA
- a CDS encoding Pheromone-regulated membrane protein 10 has translation MGDYDKIIGMFKLTVLAKLALPLTVVVTLLGVLLIGLFFNTYLYGLVTYQFIVYHNTKFNDRLWIRAVVGGLFVLDTVHSIVAVYAGWDMCVTNYNNPASLLFVPWTIPFTAVATSIAAFVTQGFLGHRVYILTKSKYLLAFIWALSSIGLIFGFYSGIYSGILGVVSKFGPLTPFVTLWLASQTAADLTITGVLIYVLSRSRTGFRRTDTIIRRLMRGAIQTGLFVSIFALGDLFSFLLLRKTTNLYAMFAYPIGRIYTNTLLDTLNARTSLKSTNNSNAETADTYRLQNHSTIPGHATYSVNVQKEVITDLPDREHDYDANPPTNVHTGSSEPSEPPSFDLFSFHNRPSARPSDDTVSPETPWPHSGPKSNTQGMLSSMMNFYTMAKSSRAHDDNAMRSTFSDSDYEDRPGLRRDDSEYSQCSIGSDILEPDDPRVTGKKLSQIHDQGDLEKNTLRQMDYKTRRKHIQRIRIEFNVSSMKNRHEFLLKLARALMTFGAPSHRIESQLIAAARILEVEAEFIHLPGIIISSFGDQDLGCSETHFVKCGGRLSLGALHKVHLIYRSVVHDEISAKQATEQLEALLSAPPPYSKVFRCFLAFCLAALICPLAFGGSFVDMWIAGLAAFFLSYLQLQVAQKSALYANVFEITISIIVSFIARGLSSIRSQIFCYTAISSSGIIGILPGYLILSSSLELASKNIVCGSVKMVYALIYTLFLGFGLQIGNDFYLLFDPTARRHLDELAANLSSTVVLTGSWLSDNITDGSAIPLNGTWTFSHTVMPQEQDIYEGCYRPKRFPWYLQPFPFWTSFLIVPLFSTISSLANLQPLWTIGAFTVGLLGNIYSRRMGGTAFTSMVTGVLFLVPSGLSQAGGITANGNGIDIGGAMIAVTIGITVGLFMSQALVYTFGSRKNAAVFSF, from the exons ATGGGTGACTATGATAAAATCATTGGTATGTTCAAGTTGACTGTTCTTGCGAAGTTGGCTCTTCCACTAACTGTGGTTGTTACGTTGCTAGGTGTCCTACTCATAGGCCTGTTCT TCAATACGTATCTTTACGGCCTTGTCACATACCAGTTCATAGTATATCACAACACAA AGTTTAACGATAGGCTATGGATCAG GGCGGTCGTTGGAGGTCTCTTCGTGTTGGATACGGTACATAGTATAGT AGCCGTTTACGCCGGTTGGGACATGTG CGTCACAAACTACAACAATCCGGCTAGTTTGCTAT TTGTTCCCTGGACTATTCCTTTTACAGCGGTAGCCACATCGATTGCAGCCTTTGTTACCCAAGGATTCCTAGGCCATCG CGTTTACATTCTGACCAAGAGCAAGTACCTATTAGCATTTATTTGGGCGCTGAGCTCCATTGGCCTCATTTTTGGATTCTACTCTGGAATCTATTCTGGGATTCTGGGAGT AGTCAGCAAATTTGGCCCATTGACCCCTTTTGTCACGCTTTGGCTAGCCTCTCAGACCGCTGCAGATCTTACTATCACAG GTGTTCTCATATATGTGCTAAGTCGCTCCCGCACAGGATTTAGAAGAACCGACACAATTATTAGACGTCTAATGAGAGGCGCCATACAAACAGGACTCTTTGTTTCCATATTTGCTCTTGGGGATCTGTTCAGCTTCTTGCTTCTTCGTAAAACAACTAATCTATATGCAATGTTTGCATATCCGATTGGACGCATCTATACAAAC ACACTTCTCGACACCCTGAATGCGCGGACATCGCTGAAATCAACGAACAACTCCAATGCAGAGACCGCTGAT ACATACAGGCTACAGAATCACTCCACGATTCCGGGACATGCAACGTATTCAGTCAATGTTCAAAAGGAAGTTATTACCGATCTTCCAGACCGCGAACATGATTATGATGCCAA TCCCCCAACCAACGTTCATACTGGGTCGTCTGAACCATCCGAACCTCCTAGTTTCgatttgttttctttccataaTCGCCCTTCTGCTCGGCCTTCTGACGACACAGTGAGCCCAGAGACTCCTTGGCCTCATTCCGGACCGAAGAGCAATACCCAGGGTATGCTGTCAAGTATGATGAATTTCTATACTATGGCCAAATCGAGCAGGGCACACGACGACAACGCCATGCGATCGACATTCTCAGACTCTGACTACGAGGATAGACCTGGACTCCGACGGGACGACTCTGAATATTCGCAGTGCTCAATTGGCTCTGATATTCTCGAACCTGATGATCCTAGAGTAACTGGCAAAAAATTATCTCAGATTCACGACCAAGGCGATCTTGAGAAGAATACTTTGCGCCAAATGGACTATAAAACTCGGCGCAAGCACATTCAGCGCATTCGCATCGAGTTCAATGTATCTT CCATGAAAAACAGGCATGAATTCTTGCTGAAGCTTGCTCGGGCATTGATGACTTTTGGGGCGCCTTCACACAGGATCGAGTCCCAGCTGATCGCAGCTGCCAGAATCTTGGAGGTTGAAGCAGAATTTATTCATTTACCTGGTATCATCATTTCTTCGTTTGGTGATCAGGACCTTGGGTGTTCTGAGACTCATTTTGTGAAATGCGGTGGAAGGCTCTCCCTTGGGGCTCTTCACAAAGTTCACCTGATATATCGCTCTGTGGTACATGACGAGATAAGTGCAAAGCAGGCTACTGAACAATTAGAGGCACTGTTGTCCGCCCCGCCACCGTATTCCAAGGTCTTTCGTTGCTTCCTAGCTTTTTGTCTCGCGGCGTTGATCTGCCCACTTGCCTTTGGGGGATCTTTCGTTGACATGTGGATAGCAGGTTTGGCAGCCTTTTTTCTGTCCTATTTACAGCTTCAGGTAGCACAGAAAAGTGCATTGTATGCAAATGTATTTGA GATTACAATATCGATTATCGTCTCATTCATTGCAAGAGGGCTCAGCAGCATCCGAAGCCAGATATTCTGCTATACCGCTATATCTTCCTCTGGCATCATTGGTATTTTGCCTGGTTACCTTATAT TGAGCAGTTCTCTTGAGCTGGCTTCAAAGAACATCGTATGTGGGAGCGTCAAAATGGTATACGCGTTGATATACACGCTGTTTCTT GGCTTCGGTTTACAAATAGGAAATGATTTTTACCTCTTGTTCGATCCCACTGCTCGTCGCCATCTTGATGAACTTGCCGCAAATCTTAGCTCCACTGTTGTGTTGACCGGATCCTGGCTCTCCGACAATATCACTGACGGTTCTGCGATTCCTCTGAACGGAACTTGGACGTTCTCCCATACGGTTATGCCCCAAGAACAGGACATTTATGAAGGATGCTATCGACCGAAACGATTCCCTTGGTACCTTCAACCATTTCCATTTTGGACGTCATTTCTCATCGTCCCTTTGTTTTCTACAATCTCTTCCCTTGCCAACTTGCAGCCATTATGGA CTATTGGCGCATTCACGGTGGGGCTGCTCGGCAACATATATTCTCGTCGAATGGGGGGAACTGCCTTCACGTCCATGGTAACAGGAGTCCTTTTTCTAGTTCCA TCGGGATTGTCCCAAGCAGGAGGCATCACTGCCAATGGAAACGGGATCGACATTGGGGGGGCCATGATTGCTGTGACAATTGGGATCACTGTAGGACTTTTCATGAGCCAGGCATTGGTGTACACCTTTGGATCCCGGAAAAACGCTGCAGTCTTCTCTTTCTAA